A section of the Rossellomorea marisflavi genome encodes:
- a CDS encoding glycerophosphodiester phosphodiesterase produces MTLIFAHRGSAGTHPENTMEAFAEAARVGADGIEIDVQLTSDGQVVVIHDETLDRTTNGKGFVKDFSLKDIQKLKANGKWKMLRRCRVPSLIEVFEWMRGNDLLCNIELKNSVMDYTGLEEKIFELSRKYGYDERIIISSFNHYSLVKCRKLNPAVEVAALYSNRLFMPWSYARSIGAGAIHPNLNAVTDDMIRQSLNAGVLVRPYTVNKETSINRLLGIECPAFITDFPERAVRIRNTKKS; encoded by the coding sequence ATGACATTGATCTTTGCCCACAGAGGCTCCGCAGGGACTCATCCAGAGAATACAATGGAAGCGTTCGCCGAGGCGGCCCGGGTCGGGGCTGATGGGATCGAAATTGATGTACAGCTTACGTCGGACGGTCAGGTGGTCGTCATCCATGATGAAACTCTCGATCGCACGACGAATGGTAAAGGCTTCGTCAAGGATTTCTCACTCAAGGATATCCAAAAACTCAAGGCGAACGGAAAATGGAAGATGCTGCGACGGTGCAGGGTGCCTTCCCTGATCGAAGTGTTCGAATGGATGAGGGGGAATGATCTCCTCTGTAACATCGAATTGAAAAACAGTGTCATGGACTATACCGGCCTAGAGGAGAAAATCTTCGAACTGAGCAGAAAATATGGTTACGATGAACGGATCATCATCTCCTCCTTCAATCATTACTCCCTTGTGAAGTGCAGGAAGTTGAATCCGGCAGTGGAAGTGGCAGCCCTTTACTCGAACCGCCTTTTCATGCCATGGTCCTATGCCCGTTCCATCGGGGCAGGTGCCATCCATCCGAATCTCAACGCCGTAACGGATGATATGATCCGCCAGTCGCTGAATGCGGGGGTTCTGGTGAGGCCCTATACAGTAAACAAGGAAACGTCGATAAATCGACTGTTGGGTATTGAGTGTCCAGCCTTCATTACCGATTTTCCCGAGCGCGCAGTCAGGATCAGGAATACGAAAAAAAGCTAG
- the spo0A gene encoding sporulation transcription factor Spo0A: MKSIKVCIVDDNRELTSLLEDYIASQNDLEVVGIAHNGQDCLDLLEEVETDVLVLDIIMPHLDGLAVLERLRERKNIPNVIMLTAFGQEDVTKKAVDLGASYFILKPFDMENLVSHIRQVSGKTNPIIKKPSSRMNSDHKPRNLDASITSIIHEIGVPAHIKGYMYLREAISMVYNDIELLGSITKVLYPDIAKKYNTTASRVERAIRHAIEVAWSRGNIDSISSLFGYTVSMTKAKPTNSEFIAMVADKLRLEHKAS, encoded by the coding sequence GTGAAATCGATTAAAGTTTGTATTGTGGATGATAACCGGGAACTCACCTCATTGTTGGAAGATTATATTGCCTCGCAAAATGACTTGGAAGTTGTAGGTATTGCCCATAATGGACAAGACTGCCTGGATCTCTTGGAGGAAGTCGAAACGGACGTGCTCGTCTTGGATATCATCATGCCCCATCTGGATGGCCTTGCCGTTCTCGAACGTCTTAGAGAGAGGAAGAATATCCCGAATGTCATCATGCTGACGGCTTTCGGTCAGGAAGACGTGACGAAAAAAGCGGTCGATCTCGGTGCATCCTATTTCATCCTGAAGCCGTTCGATATGGAAAACCTGGTAAGCCATATCCGACAGGTAAGCGGGAAAACGAACCCGATCATCAAGAAGCCTTCCTCCCGAATGAATTCTGATCATAAACCGAGAAATCTTGATGCGAGTATCACAAGCATCATTCATGAAATCGGCGTACCGGCACATATTAAAGGATATATGTACTTAAGGGAAGCGATCTCCATGGTCTACAATGACATCGAACTCCTTGGTTCCATCACGAAGGTCCTCTATCCTGATATCGCGAAGAAATACAACACTACCGCTTCGAGGGTCGAGCGTGCGATCCGTCACGCCATCGAAGTAGCCTGGAGCCGTGGGAATATCGATTCCATCTCCTCCCTATTCGGTTATACTGTAAGCATGACAAAAGCGAAACCGACCAATTCTGAGTTTATTGCGATGGTGGCTGACAAGCTGCGTTTGGAGCATAAGGCTTCTTGA
- the spoIVB gene encoding SpoIVB peptidase, whose amino-acid sequence MKSDSLRKCIGGILLVSLIFIGFLEPVQQWVKTPTFIRMMEGDQVALPISAPAAASEGTVQLSSNNEQLSVGGSRVGKDEVVFELAGLPVKEVNVEVLKDFKVIPGGQSIGVKLNTVGVLVVGHHLVNTEEGKVSPGEKAGIQVGDMITEINGTKIEELSDVAPFVQSAGKDQESLKLVVKREKKTIKTTLLPVREKGDAAYKLGLYIRDSAAGIGTMTFYDPQSKKYGALGHVISDMDTKKPIVVADGEIVHSEVTSIQKGSDGKPGEKLARFSSDHKVIGDITRNSPFGIFGRLNQTIENERMDKPMPIALSHQVKEGPAQILTVVDGKEVEMYDIEIMSTIPQKYPATKGMVLKVTDPKLLKKTGGIVQGMSGSPIIQDGKVVGAVTHVFVNDPTSGYGVHIEWMLSEAGIDIYKKDHSRAS is encoded by the coding sequence GTGAAGTCAGATTCGTTAAGGAAATGCATAGGTGGAATTCTCCTTGTTTCGCTCATTTTTATCGGTTTTTTGGAACCTGTCCAACAGTGGGTGAAAACGCCCACGTTCATTAGGATGATGGAAGGGGATCAAGTTGCTCTCCCCATATCAGCTCCTGCTGCCGCATCTGAAGGGACGGTCCAGCTTTCGTCGAACAACGAACAATTATCCGTGGGAGGCAGCCGGGTCGGCAAAGATGAAGTGGTCTTTGAACTTGCCGGACTCCCCGTCAAAGAAGTCAATGTTGAAGTGCTGAAAGATTTTAAAGTGATCCCGGGTGGACAATCGATCGGGGTCAAATTGAATACCGTTGGCGTATTGGTCGTCGGTCATCATCTTGTGAATACGGAAGAAGGAAAAGTTTCTCCGGGTGAAAAAGCAGGGATCCAGGTTGGGGATATGATTACAGAGATCAATGGAACCAAGATTGAAGAACTTTCCGACGTGGCACCATTTGTCCAATCCGCGGGAAAAGACCAGGAGTCCTTGAAACTTGTGGTGAAACGAGAGAAAAAAACGATCAAAACCACTCTCCTGCCGGTAAGGGAAAAAGGCGATGCTGCTTATAAGCTCGGCCTGTATATCAGGGACTCGGCTGCTGGAATCGGCACGATGACCTTTTATGATCCACAATCGAAGAAATACGGGGCTCTTGGACATGTGATATCCGATATGGATACAAAGAAGCCGATTGTCGTCGCAGATGGCGAAATCGTCCATTCCGAAGTAACCTCCATCCAAAAAGGGAGCGATGGAAAGCCGGGGGAGAAACTGGCAAGGTTTTCATCCGATCATAAGGTGATCGGGGATATCACGAGGAACAGTCCGTTTGGTATATTCGGTCGCCTGAACCAGACCATCGAGAATGAGCGGATGGATAAGCCCATGCCGATCGCCCTCTCTCACCAGGTGAAGGAAGGTCCAGCCCAGATCCTCACGGTGGTCGATGGCAAGGAAGTCGAAATGTACGATATCGAAATCATGAGCACGATCCCACAGAAATACCCTGCTACCAAAGGGATGGTATTGAAGGTGACGGATCCAAAGCTCCTGAAGAAAACCGGCGGGATCGTCCAGGGAATGAGCGGTAGCCCGATCATTCAGGACGGGAAGGTCGTAGGGGCTGTCACTCATGTATTCGTGAATGACCCCACGAGCGGGTACGGTGTCCATATCGAGTGGATGCTGAGCGAAGCAGGCATCGATATTTACAAAAAAGATCATAGCAGAGCAAGTTGA
- the recN gene encoding DNA repair protein RecN, which yields MLQELSIKNFAIIDSIALSFEEGLTVLSGETGAGKSIIIDAIHLLVGGRGSSEFVRHGEKKAEIEGLFLLDDPRHPCHAKASEFGIDIEEGMIVLRRDISSTGKSVCRVNGKLVTIATMREIGSTLIDIHGQHEHQELMNEHLHLTLLDQFGGKDIASSLTAYLDVFEEYQTVARQLKRLNENEQEMAHRLDLIQFQQKEIQDAELRLHEDDELQDEKLKLVNFEKLYEALQTSYDSLRGERKGMDWAGLAMGHLETAAEVDAQFGGTLESVSSAYYILEDAAHAIRAELDQLEFEPGRLDMIESRLNEINGLKRKYGSSIEEVLAYGSRIEEEIETIVNKDSHVQQLQDQLRSLENDLSVEAENLTIARKKWAKKLTVSIHEQLKQLYMDKTKFEVKFLTDGDAVNRKFKKDGWDEVEFYISTNPGEPLKPLSKVASGGELSRIMLALKTIFSKHQGITSIIFDEVDTGVSGRVAQSIAEKIYQVAVHSQVMCISHLPQVAAMADCHLFISKKQANGRTSTKVKRLEENEKIQEISRMISGVEITDLTLEHAKELLHLAGSIKET from the coding sequence TTGTTACAGGAACTTTCAATCAAAAATTTTGCCATCATCGACTCGATTGCCCTTTCATTCGAAGAAGGATTGACGGTCCTTTCAGGGGAAACAGGTGCCGGGAAGTCCATTATCATCGATGCCATCCATCTATTGGTGGGAGGCAGGGGATCGTCAGAGTTCGTCCGGCATGGAGAAAAAAAAGCCGAGATTGAAGGGTTATTCCTTTTGGACGATCCCCGTCATCCTTGCCATGCGAAGGCTTCCGAATTCGGCATCGACATCGAAGAGGGCATGATTGTTCTCAGGAGAGATATTTCCAGTACGGGTAAAAGTGTTTGCAGAGTCAACGGAAAGCTTGTGACGATTGCCACCATGCGTGAAATCGGGTCGACCCTCATTGATATCCATGGGCAGCATGAGCATCAGGAGCTTATGAATGAGCACCTTCATCTGACGCTTCTGGATCAGTTTGGGGGGAAGGATATTGCATCATCGCTCACAGCCTATCTGGATGTGTTTGAAGAATATCAGACCGTAGCCAGGCAGCTTAAGCGCTTGAATGAAAATGAACAGGAGATGGCTCATCGCCTGGATCTTATCCAGTTCCAGCAAAAAGAAATCCAGGATGCGGAGCTTCGCCTGCATGAGGATGATGAACTGCAGGATGAAAAGCTGAAGCTCGTCAATTTCGAAAAGCTATATGAAGCCCTTCAGACGTCGTATGACAGCCTGCGAGGGGAAAGAAAAGGAATGGACTGGGCGGGGCTTGCCATGGGTCATCTTGAGACAGCAGCGGAAGTGGACGCCCAGTTTGGCGGGACGCTTGAGTCAGTATCCTCGGCCTATTACATCCTTGAGGATGCCGCACATGCGATCAGGGCGGAATTGGATCAACTGGAATTTGAACCGGGCAGGCTCGATATGATCGAGTCCAGGCTGAATGAGATCAATGGACTGAAACGCAAGTATGGTTCATCGATCGAAGAGGTGCTTGCGTATGGCTCACGGATTGAAGAGGAAATTGAAACAATCGTTAACAAGGATTCACATGTTCAACAGCTGCAAGATCAGCTGCGCTCCCTCGAAAATGATCTTTCCGTCGAGGCGGAAAATCTGACCATCGCCCGTAAGAAGTGGGCTAAGAAGCTCACGGTCAGCATCCATGAGCAGTTGAAACAGCTGTACATGGATAAAACGAAATTCGAGGTCAAGTTCCTGACCGACGGAGATGCTGTGAACCGGAAGTTCAAGAAGGACGGATGGGATGAAGTCGAGTTTTATATCTCGACGAATCCTGGAGAACCGCTGAAGCCCCTTTCGAAGGTCGCTTCTGGGGGAGAACTTTCCCGCATCATGCTCGCCCTCAAAACCATTTTCTCTAAACATCAAGGTATCACGTCCATCATTTTCGACGAAGTGGATACAGGTGTTAGCGGAAGAGTCGCTCAATCGATTGCAGAGAAGATCTATCAAGTGGCCGTCCATTCACAGGTGATGTGCATTTCACATCTTCCACAGGTTGCGGCGATGGCAGACTGTCATCTGTTCATCTCGAAGAAACAAGCGAACGGGCGTACGAGCACGAAGGTGAAAAGACTTGAGGAAAATGAGAAAATTCAGGAAATCTCACGTATGATTTCCGGCGTGGAGATCACCGACCTTACACTTGAACATGCCAAAGAGCTCCTTCATTTGGCGGGGAGCATCAAAGAGACATGA
- the ahrC gene encoding transcriptional regulator AhrC/ArgR: MLNKGQRHIKIREIITNRDVETQDELVDSLKNAGFNVTQATVSRDIKELHLVKVPLMDGRYKYSLPADQRFNPLQKLKRTLTDAFVKIDAAGHMLVMKTLPGNANAIGALIDNLDWEEILGTICGDDTCLIICRSEAETEVISKRFLDML, from the coding sequence ATGTTAAATAAGGGTCAAAGACATATAAAGATCAGGGAAATCATCACAAATCGGGATGTTGAAACCCAGGATGAGCTGGTGGACAGCCTGAAGAATGCGGGCTTCAATGTCACCCAGGCAACCGTTTCGAGGGATATCAAGGAGCTTCACCTGGTCAAGGTGCCGCTTATGGACGGGCGCTATAAATACAGCCTACCGGCGGACCAGCGTTTCAACCCCCTTCAAAAGCTGAAGAGGACGTTGACGGATGCCTTCGTCAAGATCGATGCAGCCGGTCACATGCTGGTCATGAAGACGCTCCCGGGAAATGCGAATGCCATAGGGGCACTCATCGACAACTTGGACTGGGAAGAGATCCTAGGGACGATCTGCGGGGACGATACTTGTTTGATCATCTGTCGATCCGAAGCGGAAACCGAAGTCATTTCCAAACGTTTCCTTGATATGCTATAA
- a CDS encoding APC family permease gives MSQGKFKKTISLLDLTLIGLGAIFGSAWLFAVSNVASQAGPAGSFSWIIGGVIILLIGLVYAELGAALPRTGGIIRYPVYSHGPLVGYMISFITIVAYTSLISIEVTAVRQYLAYWIPGLTKAGSESPTIGGWLLQLGLLIAFFLLNFWSVKAFAKSNIIISIFKYVVPITIIVVLSFHFKSANFSVEAFAPFGFDGIQGAIATGGVMFAYLGLHPIVSVASEVKNPQRNIPIALVLCIILAALIYTALQVLFIGAIPTDTISNVGWAGIQEEFSLPFGDIAIVLGLGWLSALVVFDAILSPGGNGNIFMNTTARLVYAWSRNGTLFKTFSKVDKVTGIPRSSLWLSLGLSIFWTLPFPSWNALVNVCSVALILSYAIAPISSATFSVNAKDLEKPFKLKGMNIIAPISFIFASYIVYWSGWKTISWLLGSQLLMFVVYFIFKKYVPTDKVKLPQQLKSAWWLVGYYISMLIISYFGSFGGGKGYLDNPADLILIAIVSLAIFFWAKYTGLPKAMIDSDDETPEETTKEKIETSH, from the coding sequence ATGAGTCAAGGAAAATTCAAAAAGACGATATCACTATTGGACCTCACATTAATAGGTCTCGGGGCGATCTTCGGATCTGCATGGCTATTCGCCGTCAGTAACGTCGCATCCCAGGCGGGTCCAGCCGGGAGTTTCTCCTGGATTATCGGAGGCGTCATCATCCTATTAATCGGTCTTGTGTATGCTGAACTGGGTGCGGCACTCCCTCGTACGGGGGGAATCATCCGGTATCCGGTATATTCACACGGACCACTTGTCGGATACATGATTTCATTCATCACGATCGTTGCTTACACCAGTTTGATTTCAATTGAAGTGACAGCTGTACGGCAGTATCTTGCTTATTGGATTCCTGGATTGACGAAAGCGGGGTCTGAATCACCAACAATCGGAGGATGGCTGCTCCAACTCGGCTTGCTAATCGCCTTTTTCCTACTCAATTTTTGGAGCGTAAAGGCTTTTGCCAAATCCAACATCATCATTTCCATTTTCAAATACGTTGTACCAATCACAATCATCGTGGTATTGTCGTTCCATTTTAAATCAGCGAACTTCTCTGTTGAAGCTTTTGCACCATTCGGCTTTGATGGTATCCAAGGAGCCATCGCAACGGGCGGGGTCATGTTCGCCTATCTCGGGCTTCATCCCATCGTATCGGTTGCCAGTGAGGTCAAAAACCCTCAACGTAATATTCCGATCGCCCTTGTCCTCTGCATCATCCTTGCAGCTCTGATCTATACGGCACTGCAAGTATTGTTCATCGGAGCTATCCCGACTGATACCATCAGCAATGTAGGTTGGGCCGGAATCCAAGAAGAATTCTCCCTTCCATTCGGAGATATCGCGATTGTCTTGGGGCTTGGTTGGTTATCTGCCCTTGTGGTATTCGATGCCATCCTGTCCCCTGGAGGGAACGGAAACATTTTCATGAATACGACGGCTCGCCTTGTGTACGCCTGGTCACGAAACGGTACGCTATTCAAGACATTCTCCAAAGTGGATAAAGTAACGGGAATTCCCCGCTCCTCCCTGTGGTTATCATTGGGACTGTCGATCTTCTGGACACTGCCATTCCCTTCTTGGAATGCACTGGTTAACGTCTGTTCGGTGGCACTGATCCTTTCTTATGCCATTGCACCTATTTCATCGGCCACCTTCTCGGTCAATGCAAAGGACCTGGAGAAGCCATTCAAACTTAAAGGAATGAACATCATCGCACCTATTTCCTTTATCTTTGCTTCATACATTGTCTACTGGTCTGGTTGGAAGACCATTTCATGGTTGCTGGGCTCTCAGTTGCTTATGTTCGTCGTCTACTTCATATTCAAGAAATATGTACCGACAGACAAAGTGAAGCTTCCGCAGCAGCTCAAATCAGCCTGGTGGCTCGTTGGATATTATATCAGCATGCTCATCATCTCGTACTTCGGTTCATTTGGCGGCGGAAAAGGGTACCTGGACAATCCAGCCGACCTGATCCTGATAGCCATCGTCTCACTCGCCATATTCTTCTGGGCTAAGTATACAGGTCTACCGAAAGCCATGATTGACTCTGATGATGAAACACCTGAAGAAACAACGAAAGAAAAAATAGAAACCTCACATTAA